Within Novosphingobium resinovorum, the genomic segment TGGCCGCCGGTGCCGACGCCGGTGACGAGCACGTCGATGGGCTCATCGGCGAAGTCCTTGAGGATTTCCTGCGCGGTCGTCTTGACGTGGACGTCGACGTTGGCAGGGTTGTCGAACTGCTGGGGCATCCAGGCGCCCGGGGTCGCCTCGATCAGTTCCTTGGCGCGCTCGATCGCGCCCTTCATGCCCTTTTCGCGCGGAGTGAGGTCGAACTTGGCGCCGTAGGCCAGCATCAGGCGGCGGCGTTCGACCGACATCGATTCGGGCATGACGAGGACAAGGGTGTAGCCCTTGACCGCTGCCGCCATGGCGAGGCCGATGCCGGTATTGCCCGAAGTCGGCTCGATGATGGTGCCGCCGGGCTTGAGGCTGCCGTCGGCTTCCGCCGCCTCGATCATGGCGAGGCCGATGCGGTCCTTGATCGAGCCGCCAGGGTTGGCGCGCTCCGCCTTCACCCAGACCTCATGGTCCGGAAACAGGCGGGAGAGGCGGATGTGCGGGGTATCGCCGATGGTGGCGAGGATGCTGTCGGCCTTCATGATTTCTGCTCCCAACGGGCTTCGAAGGTACGTGCCCGGCGCAGTTCCGGGAAGAACCAGGCCCAGGCAAGGGTGATGACTATGGCAGCGCTGCCGCCGAAGACAACTGCTCCGGTAGCGCCGAGAAGGGCTGCGGCGAAGCCCGACTGGAACTCGCCCAGCTCGTTCGAGGCCGAGACGGCGAGACCGGAAATCGCCGAGACGCGGCCGCGCACGGTGTCGGGCGTGCGCAACTGGACGAGCGAGCTGCGGATGAACACCGAGATCATGTCGGCGGCGCCGAGGCAGGCAAGGCAGGCGAGCGACAGCAGGAAGTGGCGCGAGAGGCCGAAGCCGATCGTCGCGGCGCCGTAGGCCACGACGGCCGCCAGCATCTTGACGCCGACGTTCGACTGCAGCGGGCGGAACGAGAGCCAGAACGCCACCACCGCCGCGCCTGCCGCCGTCGCCGCGCGCATCTGGCCGAGACCCTCGGGACCGACGTGCAGCAGGTCGCGGGCGAAGACCGGCATCAGCGCGGTCGCGCCGCCGAGCAGCACGGCGAAGAGGTCGAGCGTGATGCAGCCGAACAGGAAGCGCTCGCTCCAGACGAACCGGAAGCCCTCGACGATCTGGCGGATCGGGTGAGCCTTGGCCGGGTCGCGCGGGATGGCGGGCAAGTGGCGGATCGCCTGGATGGCGATCGAGGCGCCCAGCGTGAACAGCGCCGAGCACCAGTAGGGCAGGGCGTGGTGGGCCGCGAACATGAAACCGTAAGCGGCAGGGCCGATGATCGTGCCCGCCTGCATTGCGATCGAGTTGAAGCCGATCGCGCGCGGGATCAGCTTGGGCGGCACGATGTTGGGCGCGATCGCCGACATGGCCGGGCTGATGAATACGCGGACCATGCCGTGCATCACCGCGAAGGCATAGAGCACCGGCAGGCTGCGGATTTCCAGCGTGGTGATGATGCCGAGGCCCAGCGCGACGCACATGTCTAGCAGGGCGGCTGTTCCGGCGACCTTGCGGCGGTCGAAACGATCGGCGACGACGCCCGCCACCGGGGTCAGCAGGAACACCGGCAGGAACTGTGCGAAGCCGAGCAGGCCCAGCTGGAACGAGGCCTGCGTGATCGACATGGCGTAGTCGGTTCGGGCGACGTCGTAGAGCTGGTAGCCGATGATGACGACCGTACCCGTCGTCGCCAGCACCGCGAAGAAGCGGGCCAGCCAGAACTTGCGGTAGTCGGCGATCTGGAGCGGCGAAGTGGGGGCGCCGTCGGGAGAAGGATGGGGGAGACTCACGCGGGCTGCATGGCAGCGTGGCCTCCCCTTGCCAAGTTGGATTGGGCTAAACCGGATTGTTTCTTTTAATAGGTGATCCGGGCCGTCAGGCGCACGTCACGCCCGGCGATCGGCACGAAGTCCTTGGTCTGCGATGCCGCCAGGCGGCCCGAGGCGTCGAGCAGGTTGTTGGCGGAGAGGATGAGGGTGAGAGGCCCCTTCTCGCCGACCGGGCGCCAGGTGGCGCTGAGGTTGACGAGCGTGAAGGCGTCTGTCGGGTTCTCGTTCTCGGCCACGCGGTTCTGCCGGGCGTTCCATTCGACTTCGCCGCGCAAGTCGAAGACCGGCGAATCGTACTCCAACCCTCCGCGCACGCGCAGCGGCGGGATGCGGGGGACCGGGCCGAGATTGACCAGCCTGGCGTGAGTATAGTCGACCCCGCTGTCGATCTTGAAGGTGCCGCCGCTCTGCGTGCGGGCCACGGTCAGCGCGCCCTCGGCCTCGATGCCGCGGAAGCGAGCGGCGGCCTGAAGGTACTGGTAGATCGGGAGGCTTGATTCCGCGTCGATCTGGCCGGTCGGGACGGCGGCGATGAAGTTGCCGAAGTTGGTGCCGTATGCGGTCACCGATCCGGCGAAATTGCTGCCGCTGTAACGGATGCCGGCTTCGATCCCATCGCTCTTTTCGAGCGTGAAGTTGGGATTGCCGACCTCGAACGACTGCGTGGCGTCATGCGCGCCGTTGACGAACAGTTCCTCCGCGGACGGGGCGCGTTCGCCGTGCTGGTAGTTGACCGAGAGGGTCAAGGTATCGGTCGGGTGCCATGCGGCACCGACGACTGCGGAGTACTGGTCGAACTGGCGGCTCTGCCCGGTCAGCAGGTCGCCGCCATTGGGCTTGGCGCGGATCTGCGTATTCTCGTAGCGCAGCGCGGCTTCGAGATCGAACCGGCCGACTTCAAGTTGCTGCAGCGTGAAAGCCGCGAAGCGGTTGGTCTCGGTGTTCGGCAGCAGCAGTTCGTCGCCGGTGATGTCCAGCGTGGAGGACGAATACTGGACGCCGCTCGAACCGCTCCAGATGCCCCGGCGCGTCTGGTCGGCCTGGAGCCGGGCCGACAGCGACTGGCTGTTGAAACGGGTGCCGACGGCGCCGTCGGTGATCTCGGCGTGGGTGTAATCGCCGTACGCGCCGCGCAGTTCGAGGCGTTTGAGGAAACCGTCGAGGTTGAGGCCCGCCCGCAGGTCAACGCGGGTCTGGCGCAGGCTGATCATCGTCGAGGACGGATCCGTCGAGGGGCGCGGGGGAATGCCGTAGTCGTTGGCCACGCGCTGGGCCGAGACACCGATGTCGCCGCCCGCGTCGATGAACGCGACGCCGCCGCCATATGTCCAGCCCTCGGTGCCGCTGTTGGCGAGCTTGCCCTTGCGGCCTGCCTGAGCCGTCAGATTGGCAGCGCCGGCGGCGTCTCCGTCGGCGGCAAGGGCGTCGGCCGAAGCCAGAGTCTCGGCGCGCAGTTCAGGGGAAAGCACGTAGCCGCCGACGTGCAGATCGTCGGAATGATAGTAGGAGGCATCGAGGTGCGCGACCCACTTGTCGGCCAGCCTGACGTTGGCGGCGACCCCGCCGTTCACGTCGTTGGCGGCGGTGCCGTAACTGCCCAGCGCGTCGATGGTGAACGCCTTGTCCGGCACCGCGCGTGGGATGCGCTTGTCCAGCGCGTTGACCGCGCCGCCTGCCGGATCGCTGGCGTAAAGCAGGACGCGCGGGCCGTGCAGGACTTCGACGCGCTCGATGTTCAGCGTGTCGAGCGACACCGCGTGGTCGGCGGAAACGGCGGATGCGTCGAGCGAGCCGAGACCGTCAAGCAGGACCTGAACGCGCGGGCCGTCGAAGCCGCGCAGGATGGGGCGCGATACGCCGGGGGCGAAACCGCTGCTGGTGACGCCGGGAAGGCTTTTCAGCATGTCACCGATCTGCGGCTTCAGATTGCGGGTGAGGGCATCGCCGGTCAGCACAACCGGAGCCGAAATCGGGTCGGCGTTGCCGGAAATGACGCGGCCGGTGACGATGATCTCAGGGCCACTCTCCTGCGCGTGGCCGCTCTTGGACGCGGTGGCGGGGCCAAATGCTTCCTGTCCGGACGCTCCCGGCACGGATTGGGCCAGCGCGGGATCGGCGGCGACGGTTGCGACAAGGCTGGCGCAGGCCAGCAGGGCGATTCGGGGAGGGCGGGCTGTCATGTCCAAGCCCTCTAATTGTCATGTTATATTATATCAATATGGTTTTGTGCGTACGCAGCATTTTCCTAACGGGACTTGCCTGATGTTCAGCGCTTGGGACGCAGGCGCGGATTGGGCTGGAGAGTATCGACCAGCTTGAGGAAGTCATCGATCCGGATGATGCGCTCGAACTGGAAACCGGAACGGCCCTCGTGGGTCCAGATCATGTGCGCCTCGATCCGGCCTACCACGGGCAGGCGCATGACCAGCCGTTCGCCGCGCTCGAGCGTCATCTCGCCCTGGATCATGAAGCCCTGGGCCGAAATGTTCACGATGTGCAGGTCGAGGTCGCCGAGCTGGCGGTGCTCGGCGATCACGGTGTAATCGACGGGGTGACGCGCTGCGCGCCGTTTGTCGGTTACAGTGAGCTGCGCTCCTGCACTCATGGTTCCATGCCTTTTGCTTTTTGCCGTCGAAGAACTCTAGGCGCAAATGGCAAACAAGCGGTTAATCCCGCCGACTTTGCCCCCGGCAGGTCGGCGGGATTAAGTATTACGCCTTTGTGATGACGCCGTGCTTCTTCTTGCCGACACTGAGCTTGCGGCTTTCGCCCGGCGCCAGTGTGATCAGCAGGGCGGGATCGTCCATCACCACGTCGTCGAGACGCACCGCGCCCTCGGCGATCTTGCGCTTGGCCTCGCCGTTGGATGCCACGAAACCAAGTTCCACACAGGCCGCGCCGAGACGGATGCCGTCTGCTCCGGCCTCGATGGTCGGCAGATCGCCGCCCATGCCGCCGCCCGCGAAGGTCGCCTGTGCGGTGGCTTCGGCGGACTTCGCGGCTTCCTCACCGCGGCACAGCTTCGTCGCCTCGTTGGCGAGGACGATCTTGGCGGCGTTGATTTCGTTGCCTTCAAGGGCTTCGAGGCGCTCGATCTCGTCCAGCGGCAGGTCGGTGAACAGGCGCAGGCGCTTGCCCACGTCGCGGTCGTCGGTGTTGCGCCAGAACTGCCAGTAGTCGAAATGCGAAAGCTGGTCCTCGTTCAGCCACACCGCGCCGCCGACCGTCTTGCCCATCTTGGTGCCGTCGGCATTGGTGAGCAGCGGCGTCGTCAGGCCGAAGACCTGCGTGCCATCGACGCGGCGCGCGAGTTCCACGCCGTTGACGATGTTGCCCCACTGGTCCGATCCGCCCATCTGCAGGCGGCATGCGGCGCGGCGCGACAACTCCAGGAAGTCGTAGGCCTGCAGGATCATGTAGTTGAATTCGAGGAAGCTGAGCGACTGCTCGCGATCGAGGCGCAGCTTGACCGAATCGAAGCTGAGCATGCGGTTGACCGAGAAGTGCTGGCCGATGTCGCGCAGGAACGGGATGTATTCCAGCTTGTCGAGCCATTCCGCGTTGTCGACCATGATCGCGTCGCTGGGGCCGTCGCCGAAGGTCAGGAAGCGCTCGAAGACGCGGCGGATCGAGGCGACGTTCTCCTTGATCAGGTCTTCGGTCAGCAGCTTGCGCGCCTCGTCCTTGAAGCTGGGGTCGCCGATCTTGCCGGTGCCGCCGCCCATCACGACGATCGGCTTGTGGCCCGCGCGCTGAAGCTGACGCAGCATCATGATCGAGACGAGGTGCCCGACGTGCAGCGAAGGCGCCGTCGGGTCGAAGCCGATATACCCCGGCACCACCTGCTTGCCGGCCATGGCGTCAAGGCCCTCGGCATCGGTGAACTGGTGAATGTAGCCTCGCTCGTCGAGGAGGCGCAGCAGGGTCGAATTGTAGGTCATCGGTTCCGCTTCGGTTTGAGGGAAGCGCGCGCCTAGCACGAGGAGGGGGGGAAATAAACGCCGATGGGTGCGGCGGTGCCCACCCCGCTGCGACCAGGCGATAAATCGTCTGGTCTCGCGCCCCTCCCGCTTGCGGGAGGGGCTGGGGGTGGGTTTGTCGCGTGCATTCTTTCGTTTCGCCAGAACCGCATTGCCATGGAGCCATTTCAGCGCATAGCGAAGGACAATGACCGAACTCGTCTCCCACCCCGCCCACCCTCCACTCGCCGTCCGCAGTGTGGAGGCGCGGATCATCGGGCATGACGCGCAGTGGCTGCGCGCGCGCTGGAAGATCATGGGGGCGGGAAAACTGGTCGTGCCGCCTTTCGCGGGCAAGGGCAGGGCGGATGGCTTGTGGCAGACCACCTGCTTCGAGCTGTTTCTCCAGCACGGCGATGGACCGGGCTATACCGAGATCAACCTTTCTCCCTCCGAGCGCTGGAACGTCTACGACTTCACCGCCCGGCGCGAAGGCATGGCCGAAAGGCCGATGCCGCGCGAACCCGAGTGCACCATCCGGCAGGGCACCGACATGGCGATCTTCGATGCCGCGATCCCCGCCGCCGGGCTGCCGCTTGCGCCGTGGCGGTGCGGTTTCACGGCGGTGATAGAGGAACAAGGCGGCCACAAGAGTTACTGGGCACTGGCCCATTGCAGTGACGCTCCCGACTTCCACGATCCGGCTTGCTTCACGGCGACCATTGCGGCACCCACCGCGCCATGAAATTCGGTATCGACCGCCTGCTGGCGGACCCCGCCCTGCGCGCCCCGCTCGAAGGCAAGCGCGTTTCGCTCATCGCCCATCCGGCCTCGGTGACCGAGGAACTGGTCCATTCGCTGGACGCCCTGATCGCGGCCGGGGTCAACGTGACCAGCGCCTTCGGCCCGCAGCACGGTCTCAAGGGCGACAAGCAGGACAACATGGTCGAGACGTTCGACGAGACCGATCCGGTTTACGGCATCCCGGTGTTCAGTCTCTACGGCGAGGTGCGCCGCCCGACCGGGCAGATGATGTCGACCGCCGATGTGTTCCTGTTCGACCTACAGGACCTCGGCTGCCGCATCTATACTTTCGTCACTACGCTGCTCTACCTGCTCGAAGAGGCCGCCGCGCAGGGCAAGAGCGTCTGGGTGCTCGATCGCCCCAACCCCGCCGGACGTCCGGTCGAGGGCACGACGCTGCTGCCGGGGCAAGAGAGCTTCGTCGGTGCCGGGCCGATGCCGATGCGCCACGGGCTGACACTTGGCGAGATGGGCCACTGGTTCATCCGCCATTTCGGCCTGAACGTGGATTACCGCGTGATCGCCATGGAGGGCTGGGAGCCCGAGTCCGCGCCCGGTTTCGGCTGGCCGCAGGACCGCATCTGGATCAACCCGAGCCCCAATGCCGCCAACCTCAACATGGCCCGCGCCTATGCCGGGACGGTCATGATCGAGGGCGCGACCGTCTCCGAAGGGCGCGGGACCACCCGCCCGCTCGAAATCCTGTTCGGAGCCCCCGACATCGATGCCAAGGCGGTACTCGCCGAGATGCGCGCCTTCGCGCCCGAATGGCTGGAGGGCTGCGCGATCCGCGAGTGCTGGTTCGAGCCGACCTTCCACAAGCACGCCAAGACCTTGTGCAACGGTTTGATGATCCACGCGGAAGGCGCGTTCTATGATCACCAGGCATTCCGTCCGTGGCGGTTGCAGGCACTGGCGTTCAAGGCGATCAGGCGCCTTTATCCGCACTATCCGCTCTGGCGCGACTTCCCGTACGAGTATGAATTCGAGCGCCTTGCCATCGACGTCATCAACGGTGGCCCGGCCTTGCGCGAATGGGTCGATGACCCGGCTTCCACGCCCGCCGATCTCGATGCGATCGCCGCCCGCGACGAGGCCGCCTGGCGCGCCGGAGTCGCGGACCTGCTGCTTTACTGAGCCGGCTTCACTTTGGCGGGGTCGTTGGTTACGGCAGGGGGCTCGATGGTCCGGCCCGTGCCCGCCTCGGTGAGCACGGAGCAGCCGTTGACTCGCTTCTCCACCGCGCTGAGCAGCATCGGCGCGTCCCTGCCGGGCTCGAACTTTACCGTGCCGGTGCTGGCGGAAACCTGCTCGACCTTGAATTCGCACTGACGAGTTTTGGCAGCGCTGGCTTCACCCTGAACTGCCACGCCGGCAGCGAGCATCAGCAGAAACGTCATCATCGGTCATCTCCTTGATGTATCGATCCTATCACGCCGACGGCGACGGTCACCCCTTCTTGCGCGTGAGTTCGCGCATCGCCGAGTCCAGCCCGTCCAGCGTCAGCGGGTACATCGCTCCGCCCATGATCTCGCGGATCATGCGAGTCGAACCCGAATAGCCCCACTGTCGTTCGGGGCTGGGGTTCAGCCACACCGTCGCCGGATAAGTCTGCACCACGCGGTTCAGCCAGACCGTGCCTGCTTCCTCGTTCATGTGCTCCACCGAGCCGCCGGGATGGCTGATCTCGTAGGGGCTCATCGCGGCGTCGCCGACGAAGATCACCTTGTAGTCGTGACCGTACTTGTGGAGCACGTCCCAAGTCGGCGTGCGCTGCGACCAGCGGCGGCGGTTGTCCTTCCATACGCCTTCGTAGAGGCAGTTGTGGAAGTAGAAGAACTCCATGTTCTTGAACTCCGCCGTGGCGGCGCTGAACAGTTCCTCGATCAGCCTGACGAACGGGTCCATCGAGCCGCCGACGTCGAGGAACAGCAGGACCTTCACCGCATTGTGCCGCTCGGGCCGCATGACGACGTCGAGCCAGCCCTGCTTGGCGGTCCCGGCGATGGTGGCGTCCAGATCAAGCTCCTCCGCCGCGCCTTCGCGGGCGAAGCGGCGCAGGCGGCGCAGCGCCACCTTGATGTTGCGGGTGCCGAGTTCACGGGTGTTGTCGAGGTTGGCGAACTCGCGCTTTTCCCAGACCTTGATCGCGCGGCCCTGCTTGCCTTCCCCGCCGATCCGCACGCCTTCGGGGTTGTAGCCCGAGTGCCCGAACGGCGAGGTGCCGTTGGTGCCGATCCACTTGTTGCCGCCCTGATGGCGCTTTTCCTGCTCCTCCAGACGCTTCTTCAGCGTCTCCATGATCTCGTCCCAGGACCCGAGCGCCTTCACCGCCTCCATCTCCTCGGCCGAGAAGTAGCGTTCGGCGAGCTTCTTGAGCCAGTCTTCGGGGATATCGACGGGCTGTTGGCCGTAGTCGCTGAACACGCCTTCGAAGACCTTGCGGAATACCTGGTCGAAGCGGTCCAGCAGGCCCTCGTCCTTCACAAAGGTGGCGCGGCTGAGGTAGTAGAACGCCTCGGGCGTCTGCTCGATCACGTCCTTGTCGAGCGCTTCCAGCAGCACGAGGTGCTCCTTGAGCGAGGCCGGAATGCCTGCGCTGCGCAGTTCGTCGATGAAGTTCAGGAACATGGGGCGCCTTCCCTGCGGCCTTGAGCGCGCATCTTCGGCCTATGCACGGCCGCGACCAGCACGAAGGAAATATACATCAACAGATACCACGCACCCAGCTTGCCGAAGTGGACCATCGCCCAGCCGCTGCGCTGGCTCGGGTAGATCCACGCGTGCGAGAAGGTCGCGAGGTTCTCCGCGAACCAGATGAACAGCGCGACGAGGAACCAGCCGAGCAGCAGCGGCATCCACCGATCCTCCCGCCAGACACGGAACCAGATGCGGGTGCGGGCGAAGCACAGGGCCAGCATGGCGAATAGCGCGAGCCGCAAGTCGGGCAGCCAGTGATGCGCGAAGAAATTGACGTAGATCGCCAAAGCCAGCACCACTGAAAGCCCCTCGCGCGGGTAGCCGGTGAAGCGGAAGTCGAAGATACGCCAGACGCGGGCGATGTAGCTGCCGACGGCCGCATACATGAATCCCGAGAACAGCGGCACCGCGCCCACACGCAACATCGCGGTTTCGGGATACTCCCACGATCCAACGGCGGTCTTGAAAAGCTCCATCACGGTGCCGACGACGTGAAAGGCAAGGATGACCTTGGCTTCGTCCAACGTCTCCAGCCGCAGCGCGAGCATCGCCAACTGGATGGCGAACGCACTGATGGTCAGGAAATCGTATCGGGCGAGCGGCGCATCGTCGGGATAGAACAAGTGCGTGCCGAGGAGCAGCGCGAGCAGCAGCCCGCCAAACAGGCAGGCCCAGCCCTGTTTGAAGCCGAACAGCAGGAACTCGTAGACCCACGCGCGCCAGCCCGGACGCGGCGTGAAGCCCTCGAGCCGCGCGCGGATCGCGGCGAAACGGGTGTGCGTGCTCGGCCCTGCGGTCATGACCCGGTGCCGCCGATCAGTCCTGCGGCGTGGGAGCCGGGGCAGGGGGCTGCTGCGGCCAGCGTTCCAGCGCCGGATCGATCACCGCCCAGTCCGGTGCGTCGTCGGTCCAGATCGCCATCGCGGGCCTCACGCCATGGTCGCCTTCGAGCAGGCCGATGCGAATGGTGCGGAACTGCGGGCGCGCGCTCGATCGGCCAAGGACCGGACTGCCGCAGGCCACGCAGAACTCCTGCGTCAGCGTATTGCCGCTGGCCGCGACGTAGACGAATTCGCCGCGATCCCCGGTCAGCGTCACCGCGTCGGTCGGGAACATCGCGTTGTTGGTCGGGCCGCCACCGGCGGTCTTCTGGCACTGGCGGCACCAGCACTGACGGGTGGCGACCGGCTCTGCGGTGATTTCGACGGTAACGGCACCGCAGTTGCAGCGCCCTGAATAGGATGCGGTCATCTCAGCGGTTTCCCCGGGCCATGAAGGCCAGCCTTTCAAACATCATCACGTCCTGCTCGTTCTTGAGCAAGGCCCCGTGCAGCGGCGGGATGGCCTTGGCGGAGTCCCTGTTCTGCAGCACGTCGAGCGGCATGTCCTCGTTCATCAGCAGCTTGAGCCAGTCGAGCAGTTCGCTGGTCGAGGGCTTCTTCTTGAGGCCGGGCACTTCGCGCAGTTCGTAGAAGATCTCCATGGCCTTGCGCACCAGCACCTTCTGGATGCCGGGGAAGTGAACGTCGACGATCGCCTCCATCGTCTCGCGGTCCGGGAAGCGGATATAGTGGAAGAAGCAGCGGCGCAGGAAGGCGTCGGGCAGGTCCTTCTCGTTGTTCGAGGTGATCACCACGATCGGGCGCTCGACGGCGGCGACGTGCTCGCCGGTCTCGTAGACGTCGAAGGCCATGCGATCGAGTTCGGCGAGGAGATCGTTGGGAAACTCGATGTCGGCCTTGTCGATCTCGTCGATCAGCAGGACCGGCAGGCGCGGCGAGGTGAACGCCTCCCACAGCTTGCCCTTGCGGATGTAATTGCCGATGTCGTGCACCCGCGCATCGCCGAGCTGGCCGTCGCGCAGGCGGGCGACGGCGTCGTATTCATACAGGCCCTGATGCGCCTTGGTGGTGGACTTGACGTTCCAGGTGATGAGCGGGGCATCGAGAGCCTCGGCGATCTGTTCGGCCAGCACGGTCTTGCCGGTGCCGGGCTCGCCCTTCACCAGCAGCGGGCGGCGCAGCAGCACGGCGGCATTGACGGCGACCTTGAGGTCCTCGGTGGCGACGTAGTTGCTGGTGCCTTCGAAACGCTGCATCGGCTCATCCTGTGACTTTAACCGTTTGATTAAGCCTTATGGGGTGCGATGCTGCAAGGCAATATCGATCCGGATACGACGGGCGGGCGATGGACTTCCCCGCGCGAGCGTTGCAGAGCAGAGCGCATGGGGCTCGATTTCCTGCGAAAGATGGACTGGCTGGGCGCGGCGCGTTGCGGCGCTTACTTGCGGATTCTCGCGCTGCTCAATGTCGCGATGCTGGCTTGGCTGGTGGCGAGTTCGCATGGCGGTGTCGATCGCAACGGCTTCCTGCTGGGGAGCGATTTCATCAGCTTCTGGACGGTCGGGCACATGCTCCGGGCAGGCGCGGACGTGTACGATGGCGCCGCGCATATCGCCGCGCAAAGGGCCTTCTTTGCATCCGAGGGCGGTTACACCGCCTTCTTCTACCCGCCCTCATTCCTGCCGTTCTGCTGGCCGCTCGGCGGGCTGGGCTATTTCCCGGCGCTCGCCGCGTGGCTGGTCACGACGGGGGCGGTCTATGTCGCGAGCGTGCGGGCGTGGTGGCACCGGTTTTTGGTGCCGGTTCCTTTGTGGCTGCTGCTCCTCGCGTTCCCGGCGGTGCCGATCGTGGTGACGCACGGCCAGACGGCGTTCCTCGTCGCGGGATTGCTCGGGGCTGGACTGTGGCTCGTGCCCACGCGGCCGGTGCTGGCGGGCGTGCTGCTGGGGCTGGCGACGATCAAGCCGCAGTTCGGGCTGCTGCTGCCGATCGTGCTGCTGCTCACCGGTCAATGGCGAACGATCCTCGCAGCCGCCCTCACCGCCGGACTGCTTGCCGCCGCCTCGGCGCTGCTGTTCGGTGGCGAGGTCTGGTCAGGCTGGCTCTCCGCCAGTGCCCGCGCCGAGGAGGCCATGGCGGCAGGCGCGGTCGGCTACGCCAAGATGATGAGCCCCTTCGCGGCGCTCAAGCTGCTGGGCGCCGCGACATCGGTTGCCTATGCGGTGCAGGCGGTGGTGGCGCTGGTGATAGCGGGCCTATTGGCGCGGGCAGCATGGCGAAGGGGCTGGTCCGATGGTCTGGCCGTCCTCGCCCTCGCCGGAGCGCCGCTGGTGACGCCCTTCGTACTCGACTACGACATGGTGCTGCTGGCGTTCCCGCTACTCTGGCTGGTG encodes:
- a CDS encoding MFS transporter yields the protein MSLPHPSPDGAPTSPLQIADYRKFWLARFFAVLATTGTVVIIGYQLYDVARTDYAMSITQASFQLGLLGFAQFLPVFLLTPVAGVVADRFDRRKVAGTAALLDMCVALGLGIITTLEIRSLPVLYAFAVMHGMVRVFISPAMSAIAPNIVPPKLIPRAIGFNSIAMQAGTIIGPAAYGFMFAAHHALPYWCSALFTLGASIAIQAIRHLPAIPRDPAKAHPIRQIVEGFRFVWSERFLFGCITLDLFAVLLGGATALMPVFARDLLHVGPEGLGQMRAATAAGAAVVAFWLSFRPLQSNVGVKMLAAVVAYGAATIGFGLSRHFLLSLACLACLGAADMISVFIRSSLVQLRTPDTVRGRVSAISGLAVSASNELGEFQSGFAAALLGATGAVVFGGSAAIVITLAWAWFFPELRRARTFEARWEQKS
- a CDS encoding DOMON-like domain-containing protein, encoding MTELVSHPAHPPLAVRSVEARIIGHDAQWLRARWKIMGAGKLVVPPFAGKGRADGLWQTTCFELFLQHGDGPGYTEINLSPSERWNVYDFTARREGMAERPMPREPECTIRQGTDMAIFDAAIPAAGLPLAPWRCGFTAVIEEQGGHKSYWALAHCSDAPDFHDPACFTATIAAPTAP
- a CDS encoding exo-beta-N-acetylmuramidase NamZ family protein, which produces MKFGIDRLLADPALRAPLEGKRVSLIAHPASVTEELVHSLDALIAAGVNVTSAFGPQHGLKGDKQDNMVETFDETDPVYGIPVFSLYGEVRRPTGQMMSTADVFLFDLQDLGCRIYTFVTTLLYLLEEAAAQGKSVWVLDRPNPAGRPVEGTTLLPGQESFVGAGPMPMRHGLTLGEMGHWFIRHFGLNVDYRVIAMEGWEPESAPGFGWPQDRIWINPSPNAANLNMARAYAGTVMIEGATVSEGRGTTRPLEILFGAPDIDAKAVLAEMRAFAPEWLEGCAIRECWFEPTFHKHAKTLCNGLMIHAEGAFYDHQAFRPWRLQALAFKAIRRLYPHYPLWRDFPYEYEFERLAIDVINGGPALREWVDDPASTPADLDAIAARDEAAWRAGVADLLLY
- a CDS encoding TonB-dependent receptor, whose protein sequence is MTARPPRIALLACASLVATVAADPALAQSVPGASGQEAFGPATASKSGHAQESGPEIIVTGRVISGNADPISAPVVLTGDALTRNLKPQIGDMLKSLPGVTSSGFAPGVSRPILRGFDGPRVQVLLDGLGSLDASAVSADHAVSLDTLNIERVEVLHGPRVLLYASDPAGGAVNALDKRIPRAVPDKAFTIDALGSYGTAANDVNGGVAANVRLADKWVAHLDASYYHSDDLHVGGYVLSPELRAETLASADALAADGDAAGAANLTAQAGRKGKLANSGTEGWTYGGGVAFIDAGGDIGVSAQRVANDYGIPPRPSTDPSSTMISLRQTRVDLRAGLNLDGFLKRLELRGAYGDYTHAEITDGAVGTRFNSQSLSARLQADQTRRGIWSGSSGVQYSSSTLDITGDELLLPNTETNRFAAFTLQQLEVGRFDLEAALRYENTQIRAKPNGGDLLTGQSRQFDQYSAVVGAAWHPTDTLTLSVNYQHGERAPSAEELFVNGAHDATQSFEVGNPNFTLEKSDGIEAGIRYSGSNFAGSVTAYGTNFGNFIAAVPTGQIDAESSLPIYQYLQAAARFRGIEAEGALTVARTQSGGTFKIDSGVDYTHARLVNLGPVPRIPPLRVRGGLEYDSPVFDLRGEVEWNARQNRVAENENPTDAFTLVNLSATWRPVGEKGPLTLILSANNLLDASGRLAASQTKDFVPIAGRDVRLTARITY
- a CDS encoding vWA domain-containing protein produces the protein MFLNFIDELRSAGIPASLKEHLVLLEALDKDVIEQTPEAFYYLSRATFVKDEGLLDRFDQVFRKVFEGVFSDYGQQPVDIPEDWLKKLAERYFSAEEMEAVKALGSWDEIMETLKKRLEEQEKRHQGGNKWIGTNGTSPFGHSGYNPEGVRIGGEGKQGRAIKVWEKREFANLDNTRELGTRNIKVALRRLRRFAREGAAEELDLDATIAGTAKQGWLDVVMRPERHNAVKVLLFLDVGGSMDPFVRLIEELFSAATAEFKNMEFFYFHNCLYEGVWKDNRRRWSQRTPTWDVLHKYGHDYKVIFVGDAAMSPYEISHPGGSVEHMNEEAGTVWLNRVVQTYPATVWLNPSPERQWGYSGSTRMIREIMGGAMYPLTLDGLDSAMRELTRKKG
- the tyrS gene encoding tyrosine--tRNA ligase, which codes for MTYNSTLLRLLDERGYIHQFTDAEGLDAMAGKQVVPGYIGFDPTAPSLHVGHLVSIMMLRQLQRAGHKPIVVMGGGTGKIGDPSFKDEARKLLTEDLIKENVASIRRVFERFLTFGDGPSDAIMVDNAEWLDKLEYIPFLRDIGQHFSVNRMLSFDSVKLRLDREQSLSFLEFNYMILQAYDFLELSRRAACRLQMGGSDQWGNIVNGVELARRVDGTQVFGLTTPLLTNADGTKMGKTVGGAVWLNEDQLSHFDYWQFWRNTDDRDVGKRLRLFTDLPLDEIERLEALEGNEINAAKIVLANEATKLCRGEEAAKSAEATAQATFAGGGMGGDLPTIEAGADGIRLGAACVELGFVASNGEAKRKIAEGAVRLDDVVMDDPALLITLAPGESRKLSVGKKKHGVITKA
- the cysK gene encoding cysteine synthase A, with translation MKADSILATIGDTPHIRLSRLFPDHEVWVKAERANPGGSIKDRIGLAMIEAAEADGSLKPGGTIIEPTSGNTGIGLAMAAAVKGYTLVLVMPESMSVERRRLMLAYGAKFDLTPREKGMKGAIERAKELIEATPGAWMPQQFDNPANVDVHVKTTAQEILKDFADEPIDVLVTGVGTGGHLTGCAETLKASWPSMKAYAVEPTLSPVISGGQPGPHPIQGIGAGFIPGNLHTQSIDGAIQVDPADAKDWARRCATEEGMLVGISSGATLAAIAQKLKDLPAGSRVLGFNYDTGERYLSVPDFLPE
- a CDS encoding PilZ domain-containing protein, whose translation is MSAGAQLTVTDKRRAARHPVDYTVIAEHRQLGDLDLHIVNISAQGFMIQGEMTLERGERLVMRLPVVGRIEAHMIWTHEGRSGFQFERIIRIDDFLKLVDTLQPNPRLRPKR